Proteins encoded by one window of Bauldia sp.:
- a CDS encoding DUF1833 family protein — MSDLWTAAIEEARASAPADTLELETIELIHPAFLDEEGFPGSVRGVLDERAWELELEDAAPLHGGEVVTFSPVAMRLDRPEQAADTLGQVRLAFDNVPRKYAPMFDAAVTVRATARLIIRTWTAVRDLETGAYAAPGPPGELIGELTVRDVDFTGTTTTMSARFLDLLSRGFPGRKFSREDFAALFGGDVDAG, encoded by the coding sequence GTGAGCGACCTGTGGACCGCGGCGATCGAGGAAGCGCGCGCGTCGGCGCCGGCCGACACCCTCGAGCTCGAGACCATCGAGCTCATCCACCCGGCGTTTCTGGACGAGGAGGGTTTTCCCGGGTCGGTCCGCGGCGTGCTCGACGAGCGGGCGTGGGAGCTGGAGCTGGAGGACGCGGCGCCGCTGCACGGCGGCGAGGTCGTCACCTTCAGTCCCGTGGCGATGCGCCTCGACCGGCCGGAGCAGGCGGCCGACACGCTCGGCCAGGTGCGCCTGGCCTTCGACAACGTGCCGCGGAAGTACGCGCCGATGTTCGATGCGGCCGTGACTGTGCGTGCCACCGCCCGGCTGATCATCCGCACTTGGACCGCGGTGCGGGATCTGGAGACCGGCGCGTATGCGGCGCCGGGACCGCCGGGCGAACTGATCGGCGAGTTGACGGTCCGCGACGTTGACTTCACCGGCACCACCACAACGATGAGCGCCCGCTTCCTCGATCTACTCAGCCGCGGCTTCCCGGGACGGAAGTTCAGCCGCGAGGACTTCGCCGCGCTGTTCGGAGGCGACGTCGATGCTGGATAG